From one Parambassis ranga chromosome 5, fParRan2.1, whole genome shotgun sequence genomic stretch:
- the ninj1 gene encoding ninjurin-1, giving the protein MPALLADINQVNMATENLELNGDADRNGEAEVPFPHNWRRHQGPLNMNHYANKKSAAESMLDVALLMANASQLKAVIEQGPDFTFYVPLITLISISLILQIVVGVLLIFIVKWNLNDENMHYKLNIMENVATALVFIIVVVNVFITAFGVQRPNPSG; this is encoded by the exons atgCCGGCGCTTTTAGCAGACATTAACCAAGTAAACATGGCTACAGAAAACTTGGAGCTGAACGGTGATGCTGACCGAAACGGCGAAGCTGAG gTGCCGTTCCCCCATAACTGGAGGAGACATCAAGGGCCTCTGAACATGAACCATTATGCCAATAAGAAGAGTGCAGCAGAGAGCATGCTGGACGTGGCTCTGCTGATGGCCAATGCCTCCCAACTGAAGGCTGTGATAGAACAAGGACCTGACTTCACCTTCTACGTGCCCCTCATCACCCTCATCAGCATCTCTCTCATCCTACAGATCGTGGTGGGAGTCCTGCTCATCTTTATAG tcaaGTGGAATCTAAACGACGAAAACATGCACTACAAGCTGAACATCATGGAGAATGTTGCAACAGCACTTGTCTTCATCATAGTAGTAGTCAACGTCTTCATCACAGCCTTTGGGGTACAGCGGCCTAATCCAAGTGGCTGA
- the card19 gene encoding caspase recruitment domain-containing protein 19 produces the protein MGDSFHDQLVEDSTFLKADRRLDTELVDKVILQLNRIYPQILTDKEATRFRNLDVPTSVRLGELLTNLQRKGEEACREFYRALHLHVEEVYYSLPTRLRLRDSLDPLTFPHIYQQRHVLNDRGPLFFLGCFGFAVGMALLYYYSEAKVTGGSRALGMAALGLKKKAQEVLIWYTEESLMK, from the exons ATGGGAG ACAGCTTTCATGATCAACTGGTGGAGGACAGCACCTTTCTCAAAGCTGACCGCAGACTGGACACAGAACTGGTGGACAAAGTCATCCTGCAGCTCAACAGAATCTACCCGCAGATCCTCACTGACAAGGAGGCCACCAGA TTCAGAAACTTGGACGTCCCTACAAGTGTTCGACTAGGTGAGCTCCTGACAAACTtgcagagaaaaggagaggaagcATGCAGGGAGTTTTACAGAGCACTTCACCTGCATGTGGAGGAGGTGTACTACAGCTTGCCCACACGGCTTCGCCTCAGAG ATTCCTTGGATCCCCTCACATTTCCACATATTTACCAACAGAGACATGTCCTGAATGACAGAG GTCCTCTCTTCTTCTTGGGCTGTTTTGGTTTTGCAGTGGGAATGGCTTTACTCTATTACTACAGTG aagCTAAAGTGACAGGAGGCAGCCGGGCTCTCGGGATGGCCGCTCTGGGCCTAAAGAAAAAAGCTCAGGAGGTTCTTATATGGTACACAGAAGAAAGCCTCATGAAGTAA